The following coding sequences are from one Holophagales bacterium window:
- a CDS encoding dicarboxylate/amino acid:cation symporter produces the protein MTSTDGATPSTAPSEGALSNRILLGLLLGAVCGIGANLYLVPRVPDAVEAANRWVFVPVGQIFLRMLFMVVIPLVFSSLALGVASLGDLKRLGRVGGRTMGYFFTVTAFSVAIGLVLVNVLKPGEGLPAGTRERLLETYRGEAASKMESAGKAEFGPSLLVNIVPRNPVDAAARGDMLPVIFFALLFGIGVTKLAPEKNGLWMKLLEGLADVTVVIIGMALKIAPFGVFGLIFSVTSRFGFDILRQLLFFVGTVLFGLTLLILGVYPVLLKFFAGVSPWAFLKKMRPVMITAFSTSSSAATLPTTIEVSERDLGVPPQIAGFVLPLGATMNMNGTALFEGITCVFLAQVFGVHLSLGQQLFVILLAVLTAVGAAGVPGGSIPLLVLVLTSVGVPAEGIAVIIGVDRLLDMARTVPNVVGDASCAVYVAKREGFALKI, from the coding sequence ATGACATCCACCGACGGTGCAACGCCTTCCACGGCTCCCTCCGAGGGCGCCCTGTCGAACCGCATCCTCCTCGGCCTCCTCCTCGGCGCGGTCTGCGGCATCGGCGCGAACCTCTACCTGGTGCCGCGCGTCCCCGACGCCGTGGAGGCCGCGAACCGGTGGGTCTTCGTGCCGGTCGGGCAGATCTTTCTCCGGATGCTCTTCATGGTCGTCATCCCGCTCGTCTTCAGCTCCCTGGCTCTCGGCGTCGCGAGCCTCGGCGACCTGAAACGGCTCGGGCGGGTGGGTGGCCGGACGATGGGCTACTTCTTCACCGTCACCGCGTTCTCGGTGGCGATCGGTCTCGTCCTCGTCAACGTCCTGAAGCCCGGCGAGGGGCTCCCGGCCGGGACGCGCGAGAGGCTCCTGGAGACCTATCGCGGCGAGGCGGCCTCGAAGATGGAGTCCGCCGGCAAGGCCGAGTTCGGGCCTTCGCTCCTCGTCAACATCGTGCCGCGCAACCCCGTCGACGCCGCGGCGAGGGGCGACATGCTCCCGGTCATCTTCTTCGCCCTCCTCTTCGGCATCGGCGTCACGAAGCTCGCGCCCGAGAAGAACGGGCTCTGGATGAAGCTCCTCGAGGGGCTCGCCGACGTCACCGTGGTCATCATCGGCATGGCCCTGAAGATCGCGCCGTTCGGCGTCTTCGGCCTCATCTTCTCGGTCACCTCGCGCTTCGGCTTCGACATCCTCCGGCAACTCCTGTTCTTCGTCGGGACGGTCCTGTTCGGTCTGACGCTCCTCATCCTGGGCGTCTATCCGGTCCTCCTGAAGTTCTTCGCGGGCGTCTCGCCGTGGGCCTTCCTGAAGAAGATGCGCCCCGTGATGATCACGGCCTTCTCGACGAGCTCTTCGGCGGCGACGCTCCCGACCACGATCGAGGTCTCCGAGCGCGACCTGGGCGTGCCGCCCCAGATCGCCGGCTTCGTCCTCCCGCTCGGCGCCACCATGAACATGAACGGGACGGCTCTCTTCGAGGGGATCACCTGCGTCTTCCTCGCCCAGGTCTTCGGGGTCCACCTCTCGCTCGGGCAGCAGCTCTTCGTGATCCTCCTCGCCGTCCTCACGGCGGTCGGCGCCGCGGGCGTACCGGGCGGCTCCATCCCGCTCCTCGTCCTCGTCCTCACCTCCGTCGGGGTCCCCGCAGAAGGGATCGCGGTCATCATCGGCGTCGACCGCCTCCTCGACATGGCCCGCACCGTCCCGAACGTCGTCGGCGACGCCTCCTGCGCCGTCTACGTCGCGAAGAGGGAAGGCTTCGCCCTCAAGATCTAG
- a CDS encoding SIS domain-containing protein: MTPTLEAACAAVAVAIRTGNKVLAFGNGGSATQAQHFAAELVVRYKEDRPGLPSIALTCDGAILTACANDYAYDYVFARQVEALGRPGDVALGLSTSGTSPNVVKALEAARARGLVTILVTGSRGAAEAAKWDHGLVVPSAETAHVQEVTLAVLHLLCKAAEDGVRS; encoded by the coding sequence ATGACGCCCACGCTCGAGGCGGCGTGCGCCGCCGTCGCTGTGGCGATCCGTACGGGAAACAAGGTCCTCGCCTTCGGCAACGGCGGCAGCGCCACGCAGGCGCAGCACTTCGCCGCCGAGCTCGTCGTCCGCTACAAGGAGGACCGGCCTGGCCTCCCGTCGATCGCCCTCACGTGCGACGGGGCGATCCTCACCGCCTGCGCGAACGACTACGCGTACGACTACGTCTTCGCCCGGCAGGTCGAGGCGCTCGGCCGGCCCGGCGACGTCGCGCTCGGCCTCTCCACCTCGGGCACCAGCCCGAACGTCGTCAAGGCGCTCGAGGCCGCCCGCGCGCGAGGCCTGGTCACGATCCTCGTCACCGGCTCCCGCGGCGCCGCCGAGGCCGCAAAGTGGGATCACGGCCTCGTCGTTCCCTCCGCCGAGACCGCCCACGTCCAGGAAGTCACCCTCGCCGTCCTCCACCTCCTCTGCAAGGCGGCGGAGGACGGGGTCAGGTCTTGA
- the rfaE2 gene encoding D-glycero-beta-D-manno-heptose 1-phosphate adenylyltransferase yields MTPRAPPPPPPPPPRPPPPPPRPPELAALAAAAPSVKAVVAGDLMLDETWFGDVSRVAPEAPVPLLALASMSRRAGGAGNVVENLSALGARTVALGAVGPEEEGEWLSRHLGSLPGGEGRVVVDPLRTTPVKRRMVADGRQLLRVDQELPAVLSAAAEEELVAAGLAALASADVLLLSDYSKGTLTPRVMAALLGEARRLGIPALVDPKGKDYSRYRGATCITPNRKELETVTGESARDLGTVARLASRLRDDLGLDAILVKLSEEGMLLLPKGGEPLRIVARAREVFDVTGAGDTVLATLGVALGAGLPLADAADVANRAAGVVVGRTGTASVRWADLLDGLTSSPAEKLLERGHVAAVAQMLRRAHKRVVFTNGCFDLLHPGHVTLLGAAKKLGDVLVVGLNSDASVKRLKGPERPILTETDRAQVLGGLDAVDFVVLFEEDTPEALIGEIRPQVLVKGGDYTEEGVVGAAFVRSYGGEVALVPLLPGRSTTSMVTRMTKMKETS; encoded by the coding sequence ATGACCCCGCGCGCGCCGCCCCCGCCCCCCCCCCCCCCCCCCCGCCCCCCCCCCCCCCCCCCCCGCCCCCCCGAGCTGGCGGCGCTGGCCGCCGCCGCGCCGAGCGTGAAGGCGGTCGTCGCGGGCGACCTGATGCTCGACGAGACGTGGTTCGGGGACGTCTCTCGCGTCGCACCCGAGGCGCCGGTCCCGCTCCTGGCGCTCGCGTCGATGTCCCGCCGCGCCGGTGGGGCCGGGAACGTCGTCGAGAATCTCTCGGCGCTCGGAGCGCGGACGGTGGCGCTCGGCGCCGTGGGTCCCGAGGAGGAAGGGGAGTGGCTCAGCCGCCACCTCGGATCCCTCCCGGGAGGCGAGGGGCGCGTCGTCGTCGACCCGCTCCGGACGACGCCCGTCAAGCGGCGGATGGTGGCCGACGGCCGCCAGCTCCTTCGCGTCGACCAGGAGCTCCCGGCGGTTCTCTCGGCCGCGGCCGAGGAGGAGCTCGTCGCCGCGGGCCTCGCGGCGCTCGCGTCGGCCGACGTCCTGCTCCTCTCCGACTACTCGAAGGGAACCCTCACGCCGCGCGTCATGGCGGCGCTCCTCGGGGAGGCGCGCCGCCTCGGCATTCCCGCGCTCGTCGACCCGAAGGGCAAGGACTATTCCCGCTACCGCGGCGCCACCTGCATCACGCCGAACCGCAAGGAGCTCGAGACGGTGACGGGGGAGAGCGCCCGGGACCTCGGGACGGTCGCGCGGCTCGCGTCGCGCCTGAGGGACGACCTCGGCCTCGACGCGATCCTCGTCAAGCTCTCGGAAGAAGGAATGCTCCTCCTGCCGAAGGGGGGCGAGCCCCTTCGCATCGTGGCGCGTGCACGGGAGGTCTTCGACGTCACCGGCGCCGGCGACACCGTCCTCGCCACGCTCGGCGTCGCGCTCGGCGCGGGGCTCCCTCTCGCCGACGCGGCCGACGTCGCCAACCGTGCCGCCGGCGTCGTCGTCGGCCGGACGGGAACGGCTTCGGTCCGCTGGGCAGACCTCCTCGACGGCCTCACGTCCTCTCCCGCCGAGAAGCTCCTCGAACGGGGCCACGTCGCGGCCGTCGCACAGATGCTCCGGCGCGCGCACAAGCGGGTCGTCTTCACGAACGGCTGCTTCGACCTCCTCCACCCCGGTCACGTCACGCTCCTCGGCGCGGCGAAGAAGCTCGGCGACGTCCTCGTCGTCGGCCTCAACAGCGACGCTTCGGTGAAGCGCCTCAAGGGGCCCGAGCGGCCGATCCTGACGGAGACGGACCGGGCGCAGGTCCTCGGCGGCCTCGACGCCGTCGATTTCGTCGTCCTCTTCGAGGAAGACACGCCCGAGGCGCTCATCGGAGAGATCCGGCCCCAGGTCCTCGTCAAGGGGGGCGACTACACCGAGGAAGGCGTCGTCGGCGCCGCCTTCGTCCGCTCCTACGGCGGCGAGGTCGCGCTCGTCCCGCTCCTTCCCGGCCGCTCGACGACCTCCATGGTGACGAGGATGACGAAGATGAAGGAGACCTCGTGA
- a CDS encoding HAD-IIIA family hydrolase produces the protein MRRRPLLDALFLDRDGTLIAERGFLADPKGVRLAPGASALLARFAAEGTRLFVVTNQSGVARGLTRWDEVNAVNAEVARRLADRGVPIAGWLVCPHHPEGKVKEYAVSCRCRKPGTLLHRRALRRHSLSAARSAVVGDKWDDVGAGLTLGAFAVHLLSGHGREQRAAVREKGGGRVILAGGLADGLRKLRAAAQERGR, from the coding sequence GTGAGGCGCCGCCCGCTTCTCGACGCCCTCTTCCTCGACCGCGACGGGACCCTCATCGCCGAGCGGGGCTTCCTCGCCGACCCGAAGGGCGTCCGCCTCGCGCCGGGCGCGTCGGCGCTCCTGGCGCGATTCGCGGCGGAAGGGACCAGGCTCTTCGTCGTGACGAACCAGTCGGGCGTCGCACGCGGGCTGACCCGCTGGGACGAGGTGAACGCGGTGAACGCCGAGGTGGCGAGGAGGCTGGCGGACCGCGGCGTCCCGATCGCCGGCTGGCTCGTCTGCCCGCACCACCCCGAGGGGAAAGTGAAGGAGTACGCGGTCTCGTGCCGCTGCCGCAAGCCGGGGACCCTCCTCCACAGGCGCGCGCTGCGTCGGCACTCCCTCTCGGCCGCGCGGTCCGCCGTCGTCGGGGACAAGTGGGACGACGTCGGCGCCGGGCTCACGCTCGGCGCCTTCGCCGTCCACCTCCTCTCCGGGCACGGGCGCGAGCAGCGCGCGGCGGTGCGGGAGAAGGGCGGGGGGCGTGTGATCCTCGCCGGGGGGCTCGCCGACGGCCTCCGGAAGCTGAGGGCCGCGGCCCAGGAGAGGGGACGATGA
- a CDS encoding TlpA family protein disulfide reductase produces the protein MNPSRTPARARRAAAAFLAALSLAALLVEAAPATAEPVKLLKPEDYQSRIVAGRKGRVLLVNFWATWCEPCREEMPHLVAAAKRFPAKDLAVVLVSLDSQKTGPTQVPKFLKEKKVPFVSWLAKTRDPQDFIDTVDPTWDGSLPYTLVYGRDGRIATRLPGLQTEASFTEAIRKATGAK, from the coding sequence GTGAACCCTTCGCGGACCCCCGCGCGCGCGAGGAGGGCGGCCGCCGCCTTCCTCGCCGCGCTTTCCCTCGCGGCGCTCCTCGTCGAGGCGGCGCCCGCCACCGCCGAACCGGTGAAGCTCCTGAAGCCGGAGGACTACCAGAGCCGGATCGTGGCGGGGCGCAAGGGGCGGGTCCTCCTCGTCAACTTCTGGGCCACCTGGTGCGAGCCGTGCCGCGAGGAGATGCCGCACCTCGTCGCGGCGGCGAAGAGGTTCCCCGCCAAGGACCTCGCCGTCGTCCTCGTCTCCCTCGACTCGCAGAAGACGGGGCCGACGCAGGTGCCGAAGTTCCTCAAGGAGAAGAAGGTCCCGTTCGTCTCCTGGCTCGCGAAGACGCGCGACCCGCAGGATTTCATCGATACCGTCGACCCGACGTGGGACGGCTCGCTGCCATACACCCTGGTCTACGGGCGCGATGGAAGGATCGCGACCCGCCTCCCGGGCCTGCAGACCGAGGCCTCGTTCACGGAGGCGATCCGGAAGGCCACCGGCGCGAAGTGA
- a CDS encoding thioredoxin family protein has protein sequence MKIPRLALAALVAATTLALAVPAPAEKPEAPKIGAAAPDFTLPPAAGGAPVALKDLLGKSKAVVVIFDATKCPYAIGYKGRVADMGKEYAGKGITFVTINSNKTEPAAEVAEDAKKNGFAFPVLKDEGNKVADLYDARKTPEIYVLDPKGTLLYRGRIDETHEDPKNVKSPDLRNALEAILAGKPVPAAETKAFGCSIKRV, from the coding sequence ATGAAGATACCCCGCCTCGCCCTCGCCGCCCTCGTTGCTGCAACGACGCTCGCCCTCGCGGTCCCCGCGCCGGCAGAGAAGCCCGAGGCGCCGAAGATCGGCGCCGCCGCCCCCGACTTCACCCTCCCGCCGGCCGCCGGCGGAGCGCCCGTGGCCCTGAAGGACCTCCTGGGCAAGAGCAAGGCCGTGGTCGTCATCTTCGACGCGACGAAGTGCCCCTACGCCATCGGCTACAAGGGGCGCGTTGCGGACATGGGGAAGGAGTACGCCGGCAAGGGCATCACGTTCGTCACGATCAACAGCAACAAGACGGAGCCCGCGGCCGAGGTCGCCGAGGACGCGAAGAAGAACGGCTTCGCGTTCCCGGTCCTGAAGGACGAGGGGAACAAGGTCGCCGACCTCTACGACGCCCGGAAGACGCCCGAGATCTACGTCCTCGACCCGAAGGGGACGCTCCTCTACCGGGGGCGGATCGACGAGACGCACGAGGACCCGAAGAACGTGAAGTCGCCCGACCTCAGGAACGCCCTCGAGGCGATCCTCGCGGGCAAGCCCGTCCCCGCGGCCGAGACGAAGGCCTTCGGCTGCTCGATCAAGCGCGTCTGA
- the purL gene encoding phosphoribosylformylglycinamidine synthase subunit PurL, with translation MGSIAPTITPGLLAEHKLTPEEYDRILAALGREPNLVELGIFSALWSEHCSYKSSKVFLRDLPTTGKRVVQGPGENAGAVDIGDGLAVVFKMESHNHPSFIEPYQGAATGVGGILRDIFTMGARPIAVLDPLFFGDPGAPRMHGLIDGVVRGVGGYGNCIGIPTVGGSTFFHPTYNGNILVNVMAVGLVRHDRIFKAKASGVGNPVLYAGSKTGRDGIHGASMASDVFDDEKAKRRPTVQVGDPFAEKLLLEAVLEVLEGDAVVAIQDMGAAGLTSSSFEMCARGDVGMRLDLDRVPMREAGMTPYELMLSESQERMLLVTKKGREREVIEVFEKWGLDVAEIGEVTGEPRMVLHWHGEVAADLPVAPLVDDAPVYRRPWTLAEPLAPMEGAVDLYGAPDERTALLVLLASPNLCSKAWIWRQYDRSVRTNTVCGPPGDAAVLRVKGTKKGLALTADVNPRYCFADPMRGAAHAVAEAALNVACTGARPLAVTDCLNFGNPERPEIMGQLAAAVKGLSLACRALETPVVSGNVSLYNETDGESILPTPTVGMVGLLEDVARAVPHAFAAEHDVVALFGETRDELGRSEYLATVLGRDEGPCPRLDLLGVRSLVDLLCDLATDGLLSSAHDVSEGGLGVALAEACIPNGLGADLNVETALLPTVYLFSQSTPRVVVSFPPGNEKIVLEAARRHGVPTAFLGRVTKDVLRVSVSGNAVLDVSVSTLRQASEEAFERMMETTA, from the coding sequence ATGGGATCCATCGCCCCGACGATCACCCCCGGCCTCCTCGCCGAGCACAAGCTCACCCCGGAGGAGTACGACCGGATCCTCGCGGCCCTGGGCCGCGAGCCCAACCTCGTCGAGCTCGGCATCTTCTCGGCCCTCTGGAGCGAGCACTGCTCCTACAAGTCGTCGAAGGTCTTCCTCCGCGACCTCCCGACGACGGGAAAGCGCGTCGTCCAGGGACCGGGCGAGAACGCGGGGGCGGTCGACATCGGCGACGGCCTCGCGGTGGTCTTCAAGATGGAGTCGCACAACCACCCCTCCTTCATCGAGCCCTACCAGGGGGCGGCGACGGGGGTCGGCGGCATCCTGCGCGACATCTTCACGATGGGGGCGCGGCCCATCGCCGTCCTCGACCCGCTCTTCTTCGGTGATCCGGGCGCGCCGCGGATGCACGGCCTCATCGACGGCGTCGTCCGCGGTGTCGGCGGCTACGGCAACTGCATCGGCATCCCGACCGTCGGCGGGTCGACGTTCTTCCACCCGACGTACAACGGGAACATCCTCGTGAACGTGATGGCGGTCGGCCTCGTCCGCCACGACAGGATCTTCAAGGCGAAAGCCTCGGGGGTCGGCAACCCGGTCCTCTACGCCGGCTCGAAGACGGGCCGCGACGGCATCCACGGCGCTTCGATGGCGTCCGACGTCTTCGACGACGAAAAGGCCAAACGCCGCCCCACGGTCCAGGTCGGGGACCCGTTCGCCGAGAAGCTCCTCCTGGAGGCGGTCCTCGAGGTGCTCGAGGGCGACGCCGTCGTCGCCATCCAGGACATGGGGGCTGCGGGTCTCACGTCGTCCTCCTTCGAGATGTGCGCGCGCGGCGACGTCGGCATGCGCCTCGACCTCGACCGGGTCCCGATGCGCGAGGCCGGAATGACGCCCTACGAGCTGATGCTCTCCGAGTCGCAGGAGCGGATGCTCCTCGTCACGAAGAAGGGGCGCGAGCGCGAAGTCATCGAGGTCTTCGAGAAGTGGGGCCTCGACGTCGCCGAGATCGGCGAGGTGACGGGGGAGCCGCGCATGGTCCTCCACTGGCACGGCGAGGTCGCGGCCGACCTGCCCGTGGCGCCGCTCGTCGACGACGCGCCCGTCTACCGCCGTCCCTGGACGCTCGCCGAGCCGCTCGCGCCGATGGAGGGCGCGGTCGACCTCTATGGCGCACCCGACGAGAGGACGGCCCTGCTCGTCCTCCTCGCCTCTCCGAACCTCTGCAGCAAGGCCTGGATCTGGCGACAGTACGACCGGAGCGTGAGGACGAACACGGTGTGCGGACCGCCGGGAGACGCGGCCGTCCTGCGCGTGAAGGGAACGAAAAAGGGGCTGGCGCTCACGGCCGACGTCAACCCGCGCTACTGCTTCGCCGACCCGATGCGCGGCGCCGCGCACGCCGTGGCCGAGGCGGCCCTGAACGTCGCCTGCACGGGCGCGCGGCCGCTCGCCGTCACCGACTGCCTCAACTTCGGCAACCCCGAGCGGCCGGAGATCATGGGCCAGCTCGCCGCGGCGGTGAAGGGGCTCTCCCTCGCCTGCCGTGCGCTCGAGACGCCGGTCGTCTCGGGCAACGTCTCGCTCTACAACGAGACCGACGGCGAGTCGATCCTCCCGACGCCCACCGTCGGGATGGTGGGCCTCCTCGAGGACGTCGCGCGCGCGGTGCCGCACGCCTTCGCCGCCGAGCACGACGTGGTGGCCCTCTTCGGCGAGACCCGCGACGAGCTGGGGCGCAGCGAGTACCTCGCCACCGTCCTCGGCCGCGACGAGGGTCCCTGCCCCCGTCTCGACCTCCTCGGCGTCCGCTCCCTCGTCGACCTCCTGTGCGACCTGGCGACCGACGGGCTCCTCTCCTCGGCGCACGACGTCTCCGAAGGCGGCCTCGGCGTCGCGCTCGCCGAGGCGTGCATCCCGAACGGGCTCGGAGCCGACCTGAACGTCGAGACGGCGCTCCTGCCGACGGTCTACCTCTTCTCCCAGTCCACGCCGCGCGTCGTCGTCTCCTTCCCTCCGGGCAACGAGAAGATCGTGCTCGAGGCGGCCCGGCGGCACGGGGTCCCGACGGCCTTCCTCGGGCGCGTGACGAAAGACGTCCTCCGGGTGAGCGTGAGCGGGAATGCCGTCCTCGACGTTTCCGTTTCGACTCTCAGGCAGGCCTCCGAGGAGGCCTTCGAGAGAATGATGGAGACGACCGCATGA
- a CDS encoding pyridoxal phosphate-dependent aminotransferase — MFSTRTPPPGAWNRLTRALGTHPRPVLDLTATNPTTAGLDVGASPALALLADPRGGLYSPDPCGLLSARKAVSGYYANRGVAADPERIVLTASSSEAYGWLFKLLAAPGDAVLVPAPSYPLLDALAALEGVELVRYRLPAEDRWAVHASLVEEAADRVVAAGRRVAAVVVVNPNNPTGTSVSRAELGALASLAARRGFAIVSDEVFLDFRFEDRAGDVHVAAADEGTAGQALVFSLGGLSKSAALPQLKLGWILANGPAPILSEALERLAWIADAYLSVATPVQLALPGLLAWGDEAVRALRTRLLSNHAALTQAFSGGSETTVSPLSAGWSAVLRLPAIEPEEALVLRLLDEEDLLVHPGYFFDFPREAFLVVSLLPPGETFRDGVARLARGVSARR, encoded by the coding sequence ATGTTCTCGACGAGAACCCCTCCGCCCGGCGCCTGGAACCGGCTGACGAGGGCGCTCGGTACACACCCCCGGCCGGTCCTCGACCTGACGGCCACGAATCCGACGACGGCGGGGCTCGACGTCGGCGCCTCGCCCGCCCTGGCCCTTCTCGCTGACCCGCGGGGAGGGCTCTACTCGCCCGATCCGTGCGGCCTCCTCTCCGCGCGGAAGGCGGTCTCGGGGTACTACGCGAACCGGGGTGTCGCGGCCGATCCGGAGCGGATCGTCCTCACGGCGTCGTCGAGCGAGGCCTACGGCTGGCTCTTCAAGCTCCTCGCCGCGCCGGGAGACGCCGTCCTCGTGCCGGCTCCGAGCTACCCGCTCCTCGACGCCCTCGCCGCGCTCGAGGGGGTCGAGCTCGTCCGCTACCGCCTTCCCGCCGAGGATCGCTGGGCCGTCCACGCGAGCCTCGTCGAGGAGGCGGCCGACCGGGTCGTCGCGGCCGGGCGACGGGTCGCCGCGGTGGTCGTCGTGAACCCGAACAACCCCACCGGCACGTCCGTCTCCCGCGCCGAGCTCGGAGCGCTCGCGTCGCTCGCCGCGCGGCGTGGATTCGCGATCGTCTCCGACGAGGTCTTCCTCGACTTCCGCTTCGAGGACCGAGCCGGCGACGTGCACGTCGCCGCGGCGGATGAGGGAACGGCGGGCCAGGCGCTCGTCTTCTCCCTCGGCGGCCTCTCGAAGTCCGCCGCCCTGCCGCAGCTGAAGCTCGGGTGGATCCTGGCGAACGGGCCCGCCCCGATCCTCTCCGAGGCGCTCGAGCGGCTCGCCTGGATCGCCGATGCGTACCTCTCCGTCGCCACGCCCGTCCAGCTCGCGCTCCCGGGACTCCTGGCGTGGGGCGACGAGGCGGTCCGCGCCCTGCGCACCCGTCTCCTTTCAAACCACGCCGCGCTGACCCAGGCCTTTTCGGGGGGTTCCGAGACGACGGTCTCGCCGCTGTCCGCCGGCTGGTCCGCCGTCCTGAGGCTTCCTGCGATCGAGCCCGAGGAGGCGCTCGTCCTCCGCCTCCTCGACGAGGAGGACCTCCTCGTCCACCCCGGCTATTTCTTCGACTTCCCGCGGGAGGCGTTCCTCGTCGTCTCGCTCCTGCCGCCCGGGGAGACGTTCCGCGACGGGGTCGCGCGGCTCGCGCGCGGAGTCTCTGCCCGACGCTGA
- a CDS encoding DUF4198 domain-containing protein encodes MPERNRGGAVRRMARAAVAVALFAIAGRGSAAETWLYPVLPQSVMKAAPPARRGARPARPAVAATPLPFPTTLSGESSFVELTTGARFPEPGSAVSPERIDRSFVRLGAGRPMPLTSAKADGPVTRLEATWAGQGLATLGILLAPEARTVEAAEFEAFLRDAGATAAIAERTKKKETKKAARIVAVEGARAFAGVLAPPRSASPADPAAGTDEPLGLPLEIVARVPPLPLRAGTTLPVSVFLDGKPAPGAVVRAWAPGKETPAVVEADAHGVVSLPLENEGRLLLATAAVRRTGKADRARGEAWKKADWEVQQSTLALLVLPRAPAPSPAPGKAPTKKSAAPKPKPR; translated from the coding sequence ATGCCGGAGAGGAACAGGGGCGGCGCGGTCCGAAGGATGGCGAGGGCGGCGGTCGCGGTGGCGCTCTTCGCGATCGCGGGTCGGGGATCGGCCGCCGAGACGTGGCTCTACCCCGTCCTCCCGCAGAGCGTGATGAAGGCTGCTCCTCCGGCGCGCCGGGGGGCCCGCCCGGCCCGCCCGGCCGTCGCGGCGACCCCGCTGCCGTTCCCGACCACCCTGTCGGGAGAGAGCTCCTTCGTCGAGCTGACGACGGGAGCGCGCTTCCCGGAGCCCGGGAGCGCGGTTTCCCCCGAGAGGATCGACCGGTCGTTCGTGAGGCTCGGCGCGGGGCGGCCCATGCCGCTCACCTCCGCGAAAGCCGACGGCCCCGTGACGCGACTCGAGGCGACCTGGGCGGGGCAGGGCCTCGCGACGCTCGGAATCCTGCTGGCGCCCGAGGCGCGGACGGTGGAGGCCGCGGAGTTCGAGGCGTTCCTGCGAGATGCGGGAGCGACGGCCGCGATCGCCGAACGGACGAAGAAGAAAGAGACGAAGAAAGCCGCGAGGATCGTCGCGGTGGAGGGCGCCCGCGCGTTCGCGGGAGTCCTTGCGCCACCGCGCTCGGCCTCGCCCGCCGACCCGGCCGCCGGAACGGACGAGCCCCTCGGTCTCCCGCTCGAGATCGTCGCGAGGGTTCCGCCTCTTCCTCTCCGCGCAGGGACGACCCTGCCGGTTTCGGTCTTCCTCGACGGGAAGCCCGCGCCGGGAGCCGTCGTCAGGGCCTGGGCGCCGGGGAAGGAGACGCCGGCGGTCGTGGAGGCCGACGCGCACGGCGTCGTCTCGCTCCCTCTCGAGAACGAAGGGCGCCTCCTCCTCGCCACGGCCGCCGTCCGCCGCACGGGGAAGGCCGACCGCGCCCGGGGCGAGGCCTGGAAGAAAGCGGACTGGGAGGTGCAGCAGTCCACGCTCGCGCTCCTCGTCCTGCCGCGGGCGCCCGCGCCGTCGCCCGCGCCGGGGAAAGCCCCGACGAAGAAGTCCGCCGCCCCGAAGCCGAAGCCGCGCTGA